One window of the Burkholderia ubonensis subsp. mesacidophila genome contains the following:
- a CDS encoding acetate/propionate family kinase, whose protein sequence is MKHPVLVLNAGSSSLKFSVYDTLEDRSLGAGVHGQVDSLHDAPHLVVKDARGATLADHPVARTGHHGAIEALHEWFARHVGDEAAFDGVGHRVVHGGRYFSAPVRIDGDVLAKIASLSPLAPLHQPHHVDAIRAVSALAPDLPQVACFDTSFHHTLPALEREFALPRALTEQGVLRYGFHGLSYEYIATALAALDASWTQRRTIVAHLGNGASLCALAEGRSVATTMGFTAVDGLPMGTRTGALDPGAILYLLRHEGRTLDEVEHLIYEESGLLGVSGLSSDMRTLLASDSASAAHAVDLFAYRAARELAALAGVLGGLDTLVFTAGIGENAPAVRERICRAAGWLGIELDAAANAGNRPVISAGASRVTVRVIPTDENLMIARHTRGLLDRLSI, encoded by the coding sequence ATGAAACATCCCGTACTCGTGCTGAATGCCGGCTCGTCGAGCCTCAAGTTCTCCGTCTACGACACGCTGGAGGACCGCTCGCTCGGCGCGGGCGTCCACGGCCAGGTCGACAGCCTGCACGACGCGCCGCACCTCGTCGTCAAGGACGCGCGCGGCGCGACGCTGGCCGATCACCCGGTCGCGCGCACGGGCCACCACGGCGCGATCGAGGCGCTGCATGAATGGTTCGCGCGCCATGTCGGCGACGAAGCGGCGTTCGACGGCGTCGGGCACCGGGTCGTGCACGGCGGCCGGTATTTTTCCGCGCCGGTGCGGATCGACGGCGACGTGCTCGCGAAGATCGCGTCGCTGTCGCCGCTCGCGCCGCTGCATCAGCCGCATCACGTGGATGCGATCCGCGCGGTGAGCGCGCTCGCGCCGGACCTGCCGCAAGTTGCGTGCTTCGACACGTCGTTCCATCACACGCTGCCGGCGCTCGAACGCGAATTCGCGCTGCCGCGCGCGCTGACGGAGCAGGGCGTCCTGCGCTACGGGTTTCACGGGCTGTCCTACGAATACATCGCGACGGCGCTCGCCGCGCTCGACGCGTCGTGGACGCAGCGCCGCACGATCGTCGCGCATCTCGGCAACGGCGCGAGCCTGTGCGCGCTCGCGGAGGGCCGCAGCGTCGCGACGACGATGGGCTTCACCGCGGTCGACGGGCTGCCGATGGGCACGCGCACGGGCGCGCTGGACCCGGGCGCGATCCTGTATCTGCTGCGCCACGAAGGGCGCACGCTCGACGAGGTCGAACACCTGATCTACGAGGAATCCGGCCTGCTCGGCGTGTCGGGCCTGTCGAGCGACATGCGCACGCTGCTCGCGAGCGACTCGGCGTCGGCCGCGCATGCGGTCGACCTGTTCGCGTATCGCGCGGCGCGCGAGCTCGCGGCGCTGGCCGGCGTGCTGGGCGGCCTCGACACGCTGGTCTTCACCGCCGGCATCGGCGAGAACGCGCCCGCGGTGCGCGAGCGCATCTGCCGCGCGGCGGGCTGGCTCGGCATCGAGCTCGACGCCGCCGCCAACGCCGGCAACCGGCCGGTGATTTCGGCCGGCGCATCGCGCGTGACGGTGCGCGTGATCCCGACCGACGAGAACCTGATGATCGCGCGGCACACGCGCGGCCTGCTGGACCGCTTGTCCATTTGA
- a CDS encoding phosphate acetyltransferase, which produces MSDSHDSRLHPKYDALIARCRTLSPVKVAVAHPCDDVSLRAAVDAARAGIIEPVLVGPEARITALAASLGIGLSGYRLVDAPHSHAAAARAVELVRAGEADALMKGSLHTDELLAEVVRDGAGLRTERRLSHVFIMDVPTYPKPLFITDAAVNIRPTLEQKAEIAQNAIDLARVLGVDRPKVAILSAVETVTSKLPSTIDAAALCKMAERGQITGAALDGPLALDNAINLEAARLKHLGSTVAGDADILLAPDLEAGNMLAKELTFLANADAAGIVLGARVPIILTSRADNERARMASCAVAALYAHATRASAGRAGVAGIDEAAR; this is translated from the coding sequence ATGTCCGATTCCCACGATTCCCGCCTGCACCCGAAGTACGACGCGCTGATCGCGCGTTGCCGCACGCTTTCCCCGGTCAAGGTCGCGGTCGCGCATCCGTGCGACGACGTCTCGCTGCGCGCGGCCGTCGACGCCGCGCGCGCCGGCATCATCGAGCCCGTGCTCGTCGGCCCCGAGGCGCGCATCACCGCGCTCGCCGCGTCGCTCGGCATCGGCCTGTCCGGCTACCGGCTCGTCGATGCGCCGCACAGCCACGCGGCGGCGGCGCGCGCGGTCGAGCTGGTGCGCGCGGGCGAAGCCGACGCGCTGATGAAGGGCAGCCTGCACACCGACGAACTGCTCGCCGAGGTCGTGCGCGACGGCGCCGGCCTGCGCACCGAGCGTCGTCTCAGCCACGTGTTCATCATGGACGTGCCGACCTACCCGAAGCCGCTGTTCATCACCGATGCGGCGGTCAACATCCGTCCGACGCTCGAGCAGAAGGCCGAAATCGCGCAGAACGCGATCGATCTCGCGCGCGTGCTCGGCGTCGACCGGCCGAAGGTCGCGATCCTGTCGGCGGTCGAGACGGTCACGTCGAAGCTGCCGTCGACGATCGACGCCGCGGCGCTCTGCAAGATGGCCGAGCGCGGCCAGATCACGGGCGCGGCGCTCGACGGCCCGCTCGCGCTCGACAACGCGATCAACCTGGAAGCCGCGCGGCTCAAGCATCTCGGCTCGACCGTCGCGGGCGATGCGGACATCCTGCTCGCGCCCGATCTCGAAGCCGGCAACATGCTCGCGAAGGAGCTGACGTTCCTCGCGAACGCCGATGCGGCCGGCATCGTGCTCGGCGCGCGCGTGCCGATCATCCTGACGAGCCGCGCGGACAACGAGCGGGCGCGGATGGCGAGCTGCGCGGTCGCGGCGCTTTACGCACACGCGACGCGCGCGTCGGCCGGCCGCGCCGGCGTTGCCGGCATCGACGAGGCAGCGCGATGA
- the atpC gene encoding ATP synthase F1 subunit epsilon yields the protein MEPVAVLQLDILSIEEVLFSGVARSVIVPGESGELGIHPHHAPLFTRLRPGVVTVTDAKTGEHRRILVAGGVLEVSRDGVTLIADHALRTPELDALRAREARDAANDWRRRYAQESRRAFDFAAARAELMDEIRRFFLLALRQGAPGERTGGAG from the coding sequence GTGGAACCTGTCGCTGTGCTGCAGCTCGACATCCTGAGCATCGAGGAAGTGCTGTTTTCCGGCGTCGCGCGCTCGGTGATCGTTCCCGGCGAGAGCGGCGAACTCGGCATCCATCCGCACCATGCGCCGCTGTTCACGCGGCTGCGGCCCGGCGTCGTGACGGTGACCGACGCGAAGACCGGCGAGCATCGCCGGATTCTCGTCGCGGGCGGCGTGCTGGAGGTGAGTCGGGACGGCGTGACGCTGATCGCCGATCACGCGCTGCGCACGCCCGAACTGGACGCGTTGCGGGCCCGCGAGGCGCGCGACGCGGCGAACGACTGGCGCCGGCGCTATGCGCAGGAAAGCCGGCGCGCGTTCGATTTCGCGGCCGCGCGCGCGGAACTGATGGACGAGATTCGGCGGTTCTTCCTGCTGGCGCTGCGGCAAGGCGCGCCGGGGGAACGGACGGGCGGCGCAGGCTGA
- the atpG gene encoding ATP synthase F1 subunit gamma, producing MHIREIRSKIASTSSTRKITRAMEMMARTKMASAQKRAREFRPYAAKVKAMAERLIRDRPDYMSALMARRDPVRRVGLIVVSTDRGLCGPLNARLLVHCVDALAQWDQAGIPFELSVIGARGVAPLSRYGAHITARTGSLAGEPRFDALLGALLVPLTAFINGELDEVRVAYNRLTSALTYEPRIDTVLPVVGLDDAPDAGGMASDYLYEPGPRPVADTILLRYVEAVLYQAVVENYACEQCARMFSMQTATDNADRVLRDLRNLYQKTRQAQITTELCEIVAGAAAV from the coding sequence ATGCATATCCGTGAAATCCGCTCGAAGATCGCCAGCACCTCGTCCACGCGCAAGATCACGCGTGCGATGGAGATGATGGCGCGCACCAAGATGGCGAGCGCGCAAAAGCGTGCGCGCGAGTTCCGGCCCTATGCCGCGAAAGTGAAAGCGATGGCCGAGCGCCTGATCCGCGACCGGCCCGACTACATGTCGGCGCTGATGGCGCGGCGCGACCCGGTGCGCCGCGTCGGCCTGATCGTCGTCAGCACCGATCGCGGGCTGTGCGGCCCGCTCAACGCGCGGCTCCTCGTCCACTGCGTCGACGCGCTCGCGCAATGGGACCAGGCCGGCATCCCGTTCGAACTGAGCGTGATCGGCGCGCGCGGCGTCGCGCCGCTGTCGCGCTACGGCGCGCACATCACCGCCCGCACCGGCAGTCTCGCCGGCGAGCCGCGTTTCGACGCGCTGCTCGGCGCGTTGCTCGTGCCGCTGACCGCGTTCATCAACGGCGAGCTCGACGAAGTGCGCGTCGCGTACAACCGGCTGACGAGCGCGCTGACGTACGAACCGCGGATCGACACGGTGCTGCCGGTCGTCGGCCTCGACGACGCGCCTGACGCCGGCGGCATGGCATCCGACTACCTGTACGAGCCGGGGCCGCGCCCCGTCGCGGACACCATCCTGCTGCGCTACGTCGAGGCGGTGCTCTATCAGGCCGTCGTCGAAAACTACGCGTGCGAGCAATGCGCGCGGATGTTCAGCATGCAGACCGCGACCGACAACGCGGACCGCGTGTTGCGCGACCTGCGGAACCTGTACCAGAAGACCCGGCAGGCGCAGATCACCACCGAGCTGTGCGAGATCGTCGCCGGCGCGGCGGCCGTCTGA
- a CDS encoding alpha/beta fold hydrolase: MTQTPPAGVPFPIPALPIFWPMAAATAMFKAGTELTARNLRFLAEEEKLHFGLHPALATANRPLLELRTMIFRDYSDGAARGLPTIVDAPYAGHSAMIADYQPGQSLMQTLREQGVSRLYLTDWRSATEDMKDLEIDQYLAELNVCVDELGGRVNLVGLCQGGWMSAMYAARFPHKVASLVLAGSPIDTDAGNGPIRQMVHTYPTSFYEELVEMGGGLMRGRFMLRGWKNMHPDQHYLTEHVDLYEHLDDPDYLRKQEAFASWYESPIDLPGRWYLQAIVQLFKENRLAKGTFVALGRTLNLKDVTCPVYLLAGEADDITTPEQVFDAAKYLGTPAAQVTSRLVPGGHIGLFMGSRTLKDAWPDIAAWIAAQV, encoded by the coding sequence ATGACTCAAACCCCGCCCGCCGGCGTGCCGTTCCCGATTCCCGCGCTGCCGATCTTCTGGCCGATGGCCGCCGCCACCGCGATGTTCAAGGCCGGCACGGAACTGACCGCGCGCAACCTGCGCTTCCTCGCGGAAGAGGAAAAGCTGCATTTCGGGCTGCATCCCGCGCTGGCGACCGCGAACCGGCCGCTGCTCGAACTGCGCACGATGATCTTCCGCGACTATTCGGACGGCGCGGCGCGCGGGCTGCCGACGATCGTCGATGCGCCGTATGCCGGGCACAGCGCGATGATCGCCGACTACCAGCCGGGCCAGAGCCTGATGCAGACGCTGCGTGAGCAGGGCGTGAGCCGCCTGTACCTGACCGACTGGCGATCCGCGACCGAGGACATGAAGGATCTCGAGATCGACCAGTACCTGGCGGAGCTGAACGTCTGCGTCGACGAGCTCGGCGGCCGCGTCAACCTCGTCGGGCTGTGCCAGGGCGGCTGGATGTCGGCGATGTACGCGGCGCGCTTTCCGCACAAGGTCGCGAGCCTCGTGCTCGCGGGTTCGCCGATCGACACCGACGCGGGCAACGGCCCGATCCGGCAGATGGTGCACACGTATCCGACGTCGTTCTACGAGGAGCTCGTGGAAATGGGCGGCGGGCTGATGCGCGGGCGCTTCATGCTGCGCGGCTGGAAGAACATGCATCCGGACCAGCATTACCTGACCGAGCACGTCGACCTGTACGAGCACCTCGACGATCCGGACTACCTGCGCAAGCAGGAGGCATTCGCGAGCTGGTACGAAAGCCCGATCGACCTGCCCGGGCGCTGGTACCTGCAGGCGATCGTGCAGCTGTTCAAGGAGAACCGGCTCGCGAAGGGCACGTTCGTCGCGCTCGGCCGCACGCTGAACCTGAAGGACGTGACCTGTCCCGTCTACCTGCTCGCCGGCGAGGCCGACGACATCACGACGCCGGAGCAGGTGTTCGATGCGGCCAAGTATCTCGGCACGCCCGCGGCGCAGGTGACGAGCCGGCTCGTGCCCGGCGGGCACATCGGCCTCTTCATGGGTTCGCGGACGCTGAAGGACGCGTGGCCGGACATCGCGGCGTGGATCGCGGCGCAGGTGTAA